One genomic window of Moorella glycerini includes the following:
- a CDS encoding Druantia anti-phage system protein DruA: MDVPFSIGDREFTQADINLIRITVKEFFHLSREEIAATICENLPWKAPNGRLKMEACRKLLELEQKGVITLPPLQKNKVRQVGGERLGTVIQTRLKAKLQEVAPVTIDPVTPLERADWNATMAAYHPLGYLRAIGAQQRYWIRVKGVRGREIVGAMLFGAAAKAVAARDKWIGWTAEERRRYRPRIVNNNRFLILPEVHIPHLASHSLSLVARRIRADWRERYGYEPVLLETFVEPEYQGTCYRAANWIKIGETAGRGRQDAFKQYAVTVKTIWVYPLVRDWRRRLVEPFPEPVEETLDEGGE; the protein is encoded by the coding sequence ATGGACGTGCCTTTTTCGATTGGCGACCGAGAGTTTACCCAGGCGGATATCAACTTAATACGTATTACAGTAAAGGAATTTTTCCATTTAAGCCGTGAAGAGATCGCGGCGACCATATGCGAGAATTTGCCTTGGAAGGCCCCGAACGGACGATTAAAGATGGAAGCCTGCAGAAAGCTGCTGGAATTAGAACAAAAAGGGGTCATTACCTTACCACCGCTGCAAAAGAATAAGGTACGCCAAGTCGGCGGGGAGCGACTGGGAACTGTGATACAGACCCGGCTTAAGGCTAAACTTCAAGAAGTGGCGCCGGTTACCATAGATCCGGTCACCCCTTTAGAGAGGGCGGACTGGAACGCCACCATGGCGGCTTACCATCCTTTAGGGTATCTGCGGGCCATCGGGGCGCAACAGCGGTATTGGATTAGGGTAAAGGGAGTGAGAGGCCGGGAGATAGTAGGGGCGATGTTGTTTGGAGCTGCTGCCAAGGCGGTGGCGGCGCGGGATAAGTGGATTGGCTGGACAGCTGAGGAACGCCGGCGCTATCGCCCGCGTATAGTCAACAACAACCGCTTTTTGATTCTGCCGGAGGTGCACATTCCCCATCTAGCCAGCCACTCCCTTTCCCTGGTAGCGCGGCGCATTCGGGCGGACTGGCGGGAACGCTATGGTTATGAACCGGTTTTATTAGAAACCTTTGTTGAACCCGAGTATCAGGGCACCTGTTACCGGGCGGCCAACTGGATTAAAATTGGCGAAACCGCAGGTCGAGGCCGCCAGGACGCCTTTAAGCAATATGCCGTCACGGTTAAAACAATCTGGGTATATCCCCTGGTACGGGACTGGCGCCGGCGGCTGGTGGAACCCTTCCCGGAGCCTGTTGAAGAAACCCTGGACGAGGGAGGGGAATAA
- a CDS encoding transposase family protein → MALRHPGSIHPSTLPTCKSAYATSQEEKDDRQGALAAQLPVWRAYLPVLLEKFARIPDPRRPQSIKHKLTVLLTFGLFLFVFAYNSRREANRELTRPVFWELLREVFPEIDTIPHMDTVNRLLAKINPEQLEEVLIQTIKRLLRNRRLQALLVEKHYIIAVDGTQKLVRSLPFAEEALHRQHGEEVSYIAYTVEAVLVGPQGVTIPLLTEFCENPIGEKEAFTKQDCELKAGKRLLTRLRKAFPKLRIMVVADGLYANGPMMALCRQLHLDFMFILPQDRLKSVWEEAGGLRKLEKDQKLKYHWGNREQNFWWANDIDYEFQEASGAWRRFKIHVAGCTETWEEKGEKKEAHWAWVSSRPFTKKNIIARCNHGARHRWNIEENILVEKHQGYQYEHAFSLNWTAMKNWHLLMHLGHLLNILTLHTEALVEKVRQLGFRGTLKFLRETWSNPWIDRDQLLALCTKPPRIRLAF, encoded by the coding sequence ATGGCCTTACGGCATCCCGGGTCCATCCACCCGTCTACCCTGCCCACTTGTAAAAGCGCCTATGCCACCAGCCAAGAAGAGAAAGACGACCGGCAAGGGGCTTTAGCAGCGCAGCTACCAGTATGGCGGGCGTATCTACCAGTATTGCTCGAGAAATTCGCGCGCATACCCGACCCCCGCCGTCCCCAGAGTATTAAGCATAAACTGACTGTCCTGTTGACCTTTGGGCTATTTCTCTTCGTCTTCGCCTATAACTCCAGGAGGGAAGCCAACCGGGAACTGACCCGGCCCGTCTTTTGGGAGCTATTGCGGGAGGTTTTTCCGGAGATTGACACTATCCCTCATATGGACACCGTTAATCGTCTGCTGGCAAAGATCAATCCGGAGCAGTTAGAAGAAGTGCTGATACAAACCATCAAACGACTGCTGCGCAACCGCCGGCTGCAGGCCTTACTGGTAGAAAAGCATTATATCATAGCCGTTGATGGGACCCAGAAGTTGGTGCGCAGTTTACCTTTTGCTGAAGAAGCCCTCCACCGGCAACATGGGGAAGAGGTATCATATATTGCCTATACGGTAGAAGCAGTTCTGGTCGGTCCCCAGGGGGTAACCATCCCCCTGCTCACCGAGTTCTGCGAGAACCCTATAGGGGAAAAAGAGGCCTTCACCAAGCAGGATTGCGAACTAAAAGCCGGCAAAAGGCTGCTGACACGCCTGCGCAAAGCCTTTCCCAAGCTACGTATCATGGTAGTAGCCGATGGCCTGTACGCCAATGGACCCATGATGGCCCTGTGCCGCCAATTACATCTGGACTTTATGTTTATCCTACCCCAGGACCGCCTGAAAAGTGTCTGGGAAGAGGCGGGAGGCCTTAGAAAACTGGAAAAGGACCAGAAACTCAAGTATCATTGGGGGAACAGAGAGCAAAACTTCTGGTGGGCCAACGATATCGACTATGAGTTCCAGGAGGCTTCCGGAGCCTGGCGGCGGTTCAAAATTCATGTAGCGGGATGTACAGAGACGTGGGAAGAGAAAGGCGAAAAAAAGGAAGCCCATTGGGCCTGGGTATCCTCGCGACCTTTCACCAAAAAGAATATCATCGCCCGCTGCAATCATGGGGCCCGCCACCGCTGGAACATTGAAGAAAATATCCTGGTAGAAAAACATCAAGGTTATCAGTATGAACATGCTTTCTCTCTGAACTGGACGGCAATGAAAAACTGGCATTTGCTTATGCACCTGGGACATCTGTTAAATATCTTGACACTACATACGGAAGCCCTGGTGGAGAAAGTTCGACAATTGGGCTTCAGGGGAACCCTTAAGTTCCTCCGGGAGACTTGGAGCAACCCCTGGATTGATCGCGACCAATTGTTGGCTCTCTGCACTAAGCCGCCCAGAATACGCTTGGCCTTTTGA
- a CDS encoding thioredoxin domain-containing protein has protein sequence MVPHFEKMLYDNALLALAYLETRQATGNAVYGRVTREIFTYVLRDITDPEGGFYTAQDAESEGEEGRFYLWTPDQVREVLGTEEGEFFCHYFDITAGGNFKGCSIPNLIDREEALFTAGTGGNGFNGDAG, from the coding sequence ATGGTCCCCCACTTTGAGAAAATGTTGTACGACAACGCCCTGCTTGCCCTGGCCTACCTGGAAACCCGGCAAGCAACGGGCAATGCTGTCTACGGCCGTGTGACCCGCGAGATATTTACCTATGTCCTGCGAGATATTACTGACCCGGAGGGTGGGTTTTATACCGCCCAGGATGCCGAATCCGAAGGGGAGGAGGGCCGTTTTTATCTCTGGACCCCCGACCAAGTACGGGAGGTCCTGGGTACGGAGGAGGGGGAGTTCTTCTGCCATTACTTTGATATTACCGCCGGGGGCAATTTCAAGGGGTGCAGTATTCCTAATTTGATCGACCGGGAAGAAGCTCTCTTTACCGCTGGTACTGGTGGCAATGGGTTTAATGGTGATGCTGGATAA
- a CDS encoding IS1380 family transposase, whose product MKFIIEQSDEHLTPVAGLALVGEIIDHTALKLRLNKTRIPGVSSPDISHGDVITSYVGLLCQGRSDFDHIELFRDDPFFAAALGIQDVPSSPTLRQRLDMIAHSVPYQEIILEETARFLKKLKAPVTPVTLGSRELKRQYVPLDIDVTPFDNSNSKKEGVSRTYKGYDGYAPIFAYLGREGYCVHTELRAGKQHCQKGTPEFLRQALTFARAITSLPLLVRMDGGNDSQDNLQVCLDPEIKADFIIKRNLRKETPEAWLAIAKENGTATLEREGKTVYRGHQMVKIEGADTPVRLVYKVTERTILRNGQLLLVPEIEVETYWTTLPDPVEDIITLYHDHGTSEQFHSEIKNDLDLERLPSGKFATNDLVLHLGVFAYNILRLLGQFSLPLKEVPLRNKKAQRRRLRTVIQNLITIASRLVHHARQVKLRFGQHSPWYPAFRYLYKALA is encoded by the coding sequence ATGAAATTCATCATTGAACAGTCTGATGAACACCTTACCCCCGTTGCCGGACTGGCTCTGGTGGGGGAAATCATTGATCATACTGCTCTGAAACTCAGGCTAAATAAGACCCGGATACCTGGTGTTTCTTCTCCGGATATTTCTCACGGGGATGTTATCACCTCTTACGTGGGCCTGCTTTGCCAGGGTCGCAGTGATTTTGACCATATTGAGCTTTTTCGGGATGACCCCTTCTTCGCTGCGGCGCTGGGTATTCAGGATGTGCCTTCAAGCCCTACCCTGCGCCAGCGCCTGGATATGATAGCTCATAGTGTACCCTACCAGGAGATTATCCTCGAGGAAACGGCCAGGTTCCTTAAGAAACTTAAGGCACCGGTAACTCCTGTTACCCTGGGTTCCAGGGAACTAAAGCGCCAATATGTCCCTTTGGATATTGATGTTACTCCCTTTGATAATTCAAATTCCAAGAAAGAGGGTGTTTCCAGGACCTATAAGGGCTACGACGGTTATGCGCCTATCTTCGCCTACCTCGGTAGGGAAGGCTACTGCGTCCATACCGAACTGCGGGCCGGGAAACAGCATTGCCAAAAAGGGACGCCGGAGTTCCTGCGACAAGCTCTAACCTTTGCTCGCGCTATCACTTCGCTGCCACTTTTAGTACGGATGGATGGCGGTAATGACAGCCAGGATAATCTCCAGGTCTGTTTGGACCCGGAAATCAAAGCCGATTTTATCATTAAGCGTAACCTGCGCAAGGAAACGCCGGAGGCCTGGCTGGCCATTGCCAAGGAAAATGGTACCGCCACCCTAGAACGGGAGGGAAAAACCGTCTATCGGGGGCACCAGATGGTGAAAATCGAGGGTGCTGACACCCCTGTCCGTCTGGTGTATAAGGTCACCGAGCGGACGATATTACGAAACGGCCAGCTTCTCCTGGTCCCGGAAATTGAGGTCGAAACCTACTGGACCACTTTACCCGACCCGGTGGAGGATATCATTACCCTCTACCACGACCACGGCACCAGTGAGCAATTCCACAGTGAAATCAAAAACGATTTAGACCTGGAACGGCTGCCCAGCGGCAAGTTTGCCACCAATGACCTGGTGCTACACCTGGGTGTTTTCGCCTACAACATTCTAAGGCTTCTGGGGCAGTTTAGCCTCCCGCTAAAGGAGGTACCGCTGCGCAATAAGAAAGCTCAACGCCGGCGGCTGCGTACCGTTATACAAAACCTGATTACCATAGCGTCCCGGCTGGTTCACCACGCCCGGCAGGTCAAATTACGATTTGGGCAGCACAGCCCGTGGTATCCAGCTTTCCGGTACCTATATAAAGCGTTGGCTTAA
- a CDS encoding thermonuclease family protein: MVHRAAPFLATILAGCSGSPGASSALQQSTASSAKIADTQNATNNQQGSEQQPKTDNPAAGPLKVLPAVVTNVADGDTLQVKIGGREEKVRLIGVNTPEIAHPDLRIKEQPYGKEAAAYTQKRLAGRQVYLELDTDLFTKLQREAREAGKGLWSAAVTAPAPALRGGVKAKQEL, encoded by the coding sequence GTGGTTCACCGTGCTGCTCCTTTTTTAGCAACCATTCTAGCCGGGTGCAGCGGCAGCCCCGGCGCTTCCTCTGCGCTGCAGCAGAGTACGGCGAGTAGTGCGAAAATAGCCGACACCCAAAATGCCACCAATAACCAGCAGGGTTCAGAGCAACAGCCAAAAACTGATAACCCGGCCGCCGGCCCGCTCAAGGTCCTCCCGGCCGTGGTCACTAATGTGGCCGACGGCGACACCCTGCAGGTCAAAATAGGCGGCCGGGAAGAAAAAGTGAGGTTGATCGGCGTCAATACTCCCGAGATCGCCCACCCGGACCTGAGAATTAAAGAGCAGCCTTACGGCAAAGAAGCGGCGGCCTACACCCAGAAGCGGCTGGCCGGCAGGCAGGTCTACCTGGAGCTGGACACCGACCTATTCACGAAACTCCAAAGGGAGGCCCGGGAGGCGGGCAAGGGCCTCTGGAGTGCGGCCGTGACCGCACCAGCCCCGGCCTTGCGAGGTGGTGTCAAAGCGAAGCAAGAATTATAG